The Burkholderia pyrrocinia genome includes a region encoding these proteins:
- a CDS encoding ABC transporter ATP-binding protein gives MKSDDVIVSFRGVRKTYDGETLVVKSLDLDIHRGEFLTLLGPSGSGKTTCLMMLAGFEFPTGGEIRLDGELLNNVPPHKRNIGMVFQNYALFPHLTVEQNVAYPLTVRKLPAAERVERVAHALKMVQMERFAKRYPAQLSGGQQQRIALARALVFEPKLVLMDEPLGALDKQLREHMQYELKALHEKLGVTFVYVTHDQGEALTMSDRVAVFDKGIVQQLDTVDRLYESPCNEFVANFIGDSNRLRGTIARVDGEFCEFRLDDGTKLVGRPIGEAAEGASAVACIRPERMSLAAHGANGHANGTAANRLTGEARSLIYFGDHVRMRCALPGQDECFVKVPLGTGALDAFSPGAPVSLAFAPEHLRVFA, from the coding sequence ATGAAGTCCGATGATGTGATCGTCAGCTTTCGCGGCGTGCGGAAGACCTACGACGGCGAGACGCTGGTCGTCAAATCGCTCGACCTCGATATCCACCGCGGGGAGTTCCTGACGCTGCTCGGGCCGTCGGGCTCGGGCAAGACGACCTGCCTGATGATGCTCGCCGGTTTCGAATTCCCGACCGGCGGCGAGATCCGCCTCGACGGCGAGCTGCTGAACAACGTGCCGCCGCACAAGCGCAACATCGGCATGGTGTTCCAGAACTACGCGCTGTTCCCGCACCTGACGGTCGAGCAGAACGTCGCGTATCCGCTGACCGTGCGCAAGCTGCCGGCCGCCGAGCGCGTGGAGCGCGTCGCGCACGCGTTGAAGATGGTGCAGATGGAGCGCTTCGCGAAACGCTATCCGGCGCAGTTGTCGGGCGGCCAGCAACAGCGCATCGCGCTGGCGCGTGCGCTCGTGTTCGAGCCGAAGCTCGTGCTGATGGACGAGCCGCTCGGCGCGCTCGACAAGCAGCTGCGCGAACACATGCAGTACGAACTGAAGGCGCTGCACGAAAAGCTCGGCGTGACCTTCGTCTACGTGACGCACGACCAGGGCGAGGCGCTGACGATGTCCGATCGCGTCGCCGTATTCGACAAGGGCATCGTGCAGCAGCTCGACACCGTCGACCGCCTGTACGAATCGCCGTGCAACGAATTCGTCGCGAACTTCATCGGCGACAGCAACCGGCTGCGCGGCACCATCGCGCGCGTCGACGGCGAATTCTGCGAGTTCCGGCTCGACGACGGCACGAAGCTCGTCGGCCGTCCCATCGGCGAAGCGGCCGAGGGCGCGTCGGCCGTCGCGTGCATCCGCCCCGAGCGCATGAGCCTCGCCGCGCACGGTGCGAACGGGCACGCGAACGGCACCGCCGCCAACCGGCTGACCGGCGAGGCGCGCAGCCTCATCTATTTCGGCGATCACGTGCGCATGCGCTGCGCGTTGCCGGGCCAGGACGAATGCTTCGTGAAGGTGCCGCTCGGCACCGGCGCGCTCGACGCGTTCTCGCCCGGCGCGCCGGTCTCGCTCGCGTTCGCGCCCGAACACCTGCGCGTGTTCGCGTGA